The genomic stretch GTGATGGAGCCGTTGGGTGGAGATTGGGGGTGATGGAGATGTGGGGCATCACCTGTCTTGGGGTGATGGAGACATTGGGTGGAGACTGGGGGTGATGGAGATGTGGGGTATTACGTATTTGGGGTGATGGAGATGTGGGGCATCACCTGTCTTGGGGTGATGGAGCCATTGGGTGGAGATTGGGGGTGATGGAGATGTGGGGCATCACCTGTCTGGGATGATGGAGATGTGGGGTATTACCTATTTGGGGTGATGGAGATGTGGGGTATTACATATTTGGGGTGATGGAGATGTGGGGTATCACCTGTCTTGGGGTGCTGGAGCTGTTGGGTGGAGATTGGGGGTGATGGAGATGTGGGGCATCACCTGTCTTGGGGTGATGGAGATGTGGGGTATTACCTATTTGGGGTGATGGAGATGTGGGGCATCACCTGTCTTGGGGTGATGGAGATGTGGGGTATCACCTGTCTTGGGGTGCTGGAGACATTGGGTGGAGATTGGGGTGATGGAGATGAGGGGTATTACCTGTCTTGGGGTGCTGGAGCTGTTGGGTGGAGACTGGGGGTGATGGAGATGTGGGGCATCACCTGTCTTGGGGTGATGGAGCTGTGGGGTATTACCTCTCTGGGGTGATGGAGCCATTGTGGGGAGATTGGGGGTGATGGAGGTGTGGGGTATTACCTCTCTGGGGTGATGGAGCCTTTGGGAGGGTTACTGGGGGTCTCAGAGCTGGAGGGCATCACCTGTCCGCAGTGATGGAACTACTGGGGAGAGATTGGGGGTGATGGAGCTGTGGGGCATCGCCTGTCTTGGGGTGATGGAGCTATTGGGGACTTAGTGGGGGTgatggagctggggggggggggcatcgtGTTCCTCGGGGTGCTGGAGCTGTGGGGTGTCGCACCCCGGGCCGACGGAGCCACGTGGGGAGAGGGGGATGAGGGCAGGGTGCCGCGTACCCCCCCTGAGGGGCCCGATCCCCGGAGGGGATGGGAGATGGGGGGGGTGCCCAtccctgagacccccccccccccccccgcctccgtcccccccgcagcagcagcaagaagcGCTGGCCGCCCGccggcagcaggagctggagcagcagcggcagcgggAACGGCAGGAggccctggagcagcagcagcgcctGGAGCAGCTCCATGCCCTGCGCACCAAGGACAAGAGCCGGGAGAGTgagttggggctgggggggtccgggggtgggggggttgttGCATGGGGCCTGGGagcggaggtggggggggggggctgggtggCAATGGGGAtgttgggggctggggggggggggggggtcaggagggtcctggggggggcggtggggttGGGGATGTGCTGTtgtgcgtgtccccccccccagagtCCCAGCCCCGTGTCTGTatgtccgtccccccccccctccaggtGCCATCGCCAGCACGGAGGTGAAGCTGAAGCTGCAGGAGTTCCTGCTCAGCAAGACGAAGGAGCCGGGCACCGGCCCCCCCAACCAttccctcccccagcaccccaaatgTTGGTAGGttaccccccccaaacccagacaacccccccccaaaccggggcgggggggacccaggcgtcctAGCGGGGTCTCTGCCGCcttcgccccccccccttcccccccccctccccagggctcaTCACACCTCGTTGGACCagaattccccccccccaaaccggCAGCCCGGGGACACCCCCATCCTACAAACTCCCCCTCCTCGGCACCTACGACGGCCGGGATGATTTCCCGCTTCGCAAAACCGGTGGGTGTCGGACCGCCGGCGGGTGGGTGCcgggatggcggggggggggacggacgacggacggggacgggacagggttggggggcggggggggggatgccgGGAGCCGTGCTGGGGCTAACGCCGCTTCCTgggttcccccccgccccccaacccccccgcAGCCTCCGAACCCAACCTGAAAGTTCGCTCGCGGTTAAAACAGAAGGTAGCGGAGAGGAGGAGCAGTCCCCTGCTGCGGAGGAAGGACGGCACCGTCATCAGCACCTTCAAGAAGCGAGCCATCGAGATCACGGGTGAGCCGGGGGGGCGCACGGGCtgcgtgcctcagtttccccaagtCACCGAGCGTTCCCCGTGCGGCGACGGGGGCCTCCAACCGGGACCCCGCGTCCTCTCCCCGGCTACCGGGGCGCGCACGCCCTCGTGCGAGACGTGCGTGCTTGTGTAACACGTGCGCGCGGGCTTTGGCGACGCGTGCTTGCGCACGCTCGCGCGTCTGCAGACCCGTGCTTGCGCGCCTTTGCGCGTGCGCGCGGGGACTGGGGCGCAGGTTGCCCCGTCCCTCCCGCGGTCGTCCACCCtgggaggggaaactgaggcaggggtgggggcgggggtggcagccccccccccccatgacaCCCCCCGGTCCCGCAGTGTCCTCGGTGTGCAGCAGCGCCCCGGGCTCCGGGCCCAGCTCCCCCAACAGCTCCCACAGCGCCATCGCCGAAAACGGCTTCACCGGCTCCGTCCCCAACATCCACGCCGAGGTAGGAGCCGCCGGGGAGGGCGGCACACGCGTGCGCGGGGAGCGCGCCGTGAGCGTGCTCGGGGGGGCGTGTGTACGTTTAGATGCGTGCCGCCAGCGCGCTCGGGTTGCACGCGCGTGTCCGGGCGCGTGCAGCCAGGGGGTGTGCTCGGCGTGCGTACGCGTGGGCAGACGCGTGCTGCGAGCGTGCCCGGCGTGCACGCGCGTGCCCAGGTGCGTGCAGCCCAGGTACTCGGCGCGCGCACGTATGGTCAGGTGCGTGCTATTGGCACGCTCAGGGTGCGCGCGTGTGCTCAGGCGTGTGCTGTGAGCGTGTTGAGGGTGCACGTGTGCGTTCAGATGCGTGCTGCGAGCGTGCTCAGGGTACACGTGTGGTCAGGTGCGTGCAGCCAGGGTGAGTGCTCAGGGCGCGCACGCGCGCGATGCGAGCGTGCTCGGGGTGCACGCGTGTGATGCGAGCTTGCTCGGGGTGCACGCGTGCGTGATGCGAGCATGATCGGGTGCACGCGTGCGTGATGCGAGCATCCTCAGGGTGCACGCGTGTGATGCGAGCGTGGTTAGGGAGCGTGCATGTGTGATGCGAGCGTGCTCAGGGTGCACGCGTGCGTGATGCGAGCATGATCGGGTGCACGCGTGCGTGATGCGAGCATCCTCAGGGTGCACGCGTGTGATGCGAGCGTGGTTAGGGAGCGTGCATGTGTGATGCGAGCGTGCTCAGGGTGCACGCGTGTGCTCAGATACGTGCAGCTAGTGGGTGCGTGTTTAGCGTGCACACGCGTGCTCCGGTGCGTACAGCCAGCGTGCGCGCGCTCGGGGTGCACACGCGTGCCTGAGTAGGTGAAGCCAGCGCGCGCTTGTCCAGCCGCGCACGCGCGCTCGGGCACGTGCGGCCGGCGCGTGCTCCCAGGACCGCAGCTCGTGCGTGTCCGCGGCGTGTCCCGGCACACGCGTGCGTGCGTTCACGGCGTGTCGGTGCcgtgtttcccccccccctcaccccgcagcagctcctgccccagcaccgaGCCCTCACCCTGGACGGCGCCAGCCAGCTCAGCCTCTACACGTCCCCGTCCCTGCCCAACAtctccctggggctgcaggccACCGTCACCGTCACCAACTCCCACCTCAACGTGagtggggctggcgcgggggGGCTTGGCGTGGGGACCCTGCGCCCCGTGGGGGTGCCACGGGGACCTGGAGCTCCGTAGCGGGGGACGTGGGGACCCCACGGCGGGGGGGATTGGCACGAGGTCTGGGCACCTGGCACCTCGTAGGCTTGGCGTGGGGACCCCGTGCCGTGGGGTGACTGATGGGCAGGAGTGGGGGGGTCCCAAGCCAGGAACCGCGGTGTCTGGGCTCCCCCCGTATCCTCCTCCAGGGCTGGATTtgtgcctcggtttccccaCGGGAGAGAAACCGAGGCACGTGGCGGGGACGACTGCCCGTGCCCCAGCGTCCCCAGTTTGGGGTGCTCCCAGGCTGGGGGCGGtgggctggggatgggggggggcggggaggccAGCGTGCCATCCTCCGTCCCCACAGGCGTCCCCCAAGCTGTCACCGCAGGCGGAGGCCGAACGGCCGGCGGTGgccgccctgcgccccgggGCCGCCCTCACCGGCAAATTCCTGAGCACCTCCTCCATCCCGGGCTGCCTGCTGGGGGTGGCCTTGGAAGGGGacccccccgccggccccgcgtccctgctgcagcacgTCCTGCTGCTGGAGCAAGCGCGCCAGCAGAGCACCCTCATTGCCGGTGAGTCCCCcgccgtgcctcagtttccccccgccatgcctcagtttccccccgccgtgcctcagtttccccccgccgtgcctcagtttccccccgccgtgcctcagtttccccccgccgtgcctcagtttccccccgctgcgcctcagtttccccccgccgtgcctcagtttccccccgccctgcctcagtttcccccgccctgcctcagtttccccttgccctgcctcagtttccccttgccctgcctcagtttccccttgccctgcctcagtttccccttgccctgcctcagtttcccctgctTGCAACCCCCCACCCAGCTGgattttggtggtggtggggtgtctggggcgggggggggtatCAGGGTGCTTCACTGACGGCAGCCGCCTCCCTCAGTGCCGCTGCACGGGCAATCGCCGCTGGTGACGGGGGAGCGCGCGGGGAGCGTGCGGACGGTGAGCAAGCTGCCGCGGCACCGGCCCCTGAGCCGCACGCAGTCGTCCCCGCTGCCCCAGAGCCCCCAGgccctgccccacggctccctgccccacggctccctgccccacggctccctgccccacggctccctgccccacggctccctgccccacggcgctCTCCAGCATCATTTCCTCGACAAGCAGCAGGTTCAACTGGGAAaggtggggcaggggctggctgtggggtgggcgcggggggggggtggcactGGGTGGGCATGGGGCTggtgtggggtgggggtggggtgggtatGGGGTGGgtattggggtggggggcacggAGCAGGGGGTGGCCGTGGGGTGGGTATTGGGTGGGTGTGGGGCGGGCGTGGGATGGATACGGGGTGGGCGCAGGACAGCCACGGggtgttggggtggggggggggggggggggggggggtcggtttgacccccacccacccaccgcccaccccccagctgctccccaagGCGGGGGAGCTGGCGCGgcagccccccacccaccccgaGGAGACGGAGGAGGAGTTGACGGAGCAGCAGTCGCCCCCCCCGGGTGATGGGGCCACCCCCGGACCCCCCCTCACCCTCGTTTCTCCGGATGCTGGGGACCCCCCGGAGCGGCTGCAGGACCCCGAGGGCTGCGAGGAGCCGGGTGACAGCGGGGACGAGGTCGATGTCCCCGACGTCACCGACCTGGGGGTCACGTACAAGCAGGTGAGACCTCGGGGGTCCCGTGGATCACTGCAGGGGGGGGACGGACCCCCAAATATCACCAGCTCCctaaatgcccccccccccccaaattcttgCACGAGCATCCTACGCACGAGCGGCCCCCTTGCACGAGCACCCTTTGCACGCGCATCCCACGCCCGCGCGCCTGGTCCCCGGCTCTCCGGCcagccgtgcccccccccccttccccaggttTTTGGGgggcctgccccccccccccgccgccccagcCCCACGCACTGCCGCAGCGATGACTCGGAGGGGCCGGTGactcattcccccccccccacctccggcctcctggctctgccacccCCGCGctgcggcccccccccccccccagccccctccatgactcatttcccccccccccccccaaaaacctcGGACGtggccaccccctccccacccaggcCAGGGATGTGGCCGTGCCTCGTGCTGGGTGACGGCTGTGGGGGACCGGGGCTGATGGGGGGGGCcggacaaccccccccccccccccccaggtgttCCCCGAGGCACCGCTGCAGCTGTACCCCGCGCCCCCCCTGGGTATCCTGGCGTTATCCCACCCGGCTCTCGCCCGCACCCAGTCGTCCCCCGCCAGCGCCGGCGTCAAGCCCCCCGCACCCGATGGGCCCCCCAAGCACCTCTTTACCACaggtatggggggggggggggacgaaGATGCACACGGGGGGGTTgtcccagggtgggggggtTTCTATCCCATGGGGTGTCCCAGGACTTGGGGGGAACCAGGGGTGTCTGTGTCCCACGGGGTGCTCTTATCCCATGGGGTCCCCCATCCCTTGGCGTGCCTGGGGTGCCCGTGGCTCATGGGGTCCCTCTGTCCCATGGGTCTGCCATCCCTCAGGGTGACATGGGGTGCCCCTATCCCATGGGATCCCCCTGTCCCATGGGGTGCCCCATCCCTCGGGGTGCCCAGGAGAGCCCTTGTCCCATGGGGTGCCCCTATCTCACAGGGtcccccatccctgggggtGCCCCTATCCCATGGGATCCCCCTATCCCATAGGGTGCCCCGTCCCTCGGGGTGCCCAGGAGAGCTCTTGTCCCATGGGGTGTCCTTATCCCATGGGATGCCCTGTCCCTTAGGGTGCCCCATCCCTCCGTGTGCCCGTGTCCTGTGGGGCACCCCATCCCTCGGGGTGCCTGGGATGCCCATGTGCCATGGGATCCCCCTGTCCCCTGGGGCTCCCAATCCCTTGGGGTGCCCGGGGGTCCCCCTATCccttgggatccccctgtccCCTGGGGTTCCCAATCCCTTGGGGTGCCCAGGGGTCCCCCTATCCCATGGGATCCCCCTGTCCCCTGGGGTTCCCAATTCCTTGGGGTGCCCAGGGGTCCCCCTGTCCCATGGCATCCCTCTGTCCCATGGGGTCCCCAATCCCTCAGGGTGCCCAGTAGTGCCCACGTCCCGCAGGGTCCCCCCTCTCCTATAGCCTTTTCCATCCCTCAGGGTGCCCGAGGATCCTCATGTCCCATAGGATCCCCTTTGTCCCAGGGGGTGCGGGAgggtgggggtcccgggggggggggccggtcCCAGGCGTGCCGCTGTGGCTGCCCGGCGCAGGCGTGGTGTACGACACGTTCATGCTGAAGCACCAGTGCACCTGCGGGAACACCAACATCCACCCCGAGCACGCCGGCCGCATCCAGAGCATCTGGTCCCGTCTGCAGGAGACCGGTCTCCTCGGCAAGTGTGAGGTGAGGCACCCCACGGCctgggtgggtgctggagggggtCCCCTGCTTGTCAAGGAGGGGGTCTcacccctgtgtcccccccccccccctccccagcgcaTCCGGGGCAGGAAGGCGACGCTGGAGGAGATCCAGACGGTCCACTCGGAGCATCACACGCTGCTTTATGGCACCAGCCCCCTCAACCGCCAGAAGCTCGACAGCAAGAAGCTCCTGGGTGGGTGCCGGCTGGGGTGCCCGGCCACCTGGGTCCCTTTTTGGGgttggaggtgggggggggacgacacactTTCCCCACCGGCACCCACCCTCCATCACGGCACTCTCTGCCCCGCCAGCTCCCATCAGCCAGAAGACGTACGCGGTGCTGCCGTGCGGGGGCATCGGGGTGAGTACGTGGtggcggcggggtggggggggtccccgggctgGCCTGGCCCCGCTgacgtgtgtgtccccccccccgcaggtgGACAGTGACACGGTGTGGAACGAGATGCACTCATCCAGCGCCGTGCGCATGGCAGTGGGCTGCCTGGTGGAGCTCGCCTTCAAGGTGGCCGCCGGTGAGATCAAGGTGAGCGGGGCGGGCTGGCACGCCGGCGGGCATCCTCGCACGCCCGCGCGCTCGGGGGGCGCGCGCTGACCTGGGGAGCGGCCCTCGTGCGCGCTCCGCCCGCGTGCACGCTCGCCTGGGGGCGCGACGGCTCTCGTGCAGGCTCGCGTGCACGCGTGCTGCTTTTTGGCACGCTTGCCTGGGGGGTGCGATGGTCCTCGCGCGCGCTTGCACGTGCGTGCGCTGTCCCTTGCGCGTGCTTACCGGGATGCGCGATGGCCCCTGTGCAAGCTCGCGTGTGCGCGCGCCGCTCTTGTGCACGCTTACTTGTGTGCGGTGGTGCTCAGGCGTGCTTACGTGCGTATGTACCGACACCACGTACGCTTACCTGGGTGCGTGATGGTCCTCGTGCGTGTTTGCGTGTGCGTGCACCGCTCTTGTGCGCACTTATCTGGGGGTGCGATGGTCCTCAAGCACGCTTGCACGCGCGCGCTAACACCATGCACGCTCACCTGGGCGCGCGCGGTGGCCCTCGCGCACGCTTGCAGGCGTGCAGTGTCCTCGTGCACGTGCGTGCGAAGGTCCGCAAGCAAGCTTGCGTGTGCGCACTTGCGTGCACGCTCACCTGGGTGCGCGTGACAGCCCTCGTGCGCGCTTGCACGCGCGCCCTGTCCTCGTGCACGCTTGGGTAGGTGCACGCGATGGCAGGTGCGCGCGCGTGCGCGGCAGCCCTTGCGCGTGCTCGTGTGCGTGCCGCTCCCCTGCACGCTCACCTGGGTGTGCGCCGCCGCCCTCGTGCACGCGTGGGCGCGCGCCACACGCGTCCCTCTCTGTCCCCGCAGAACGGCTTCGCCGTCATCCGCCCCCCGGGACACCACGCAGAGGAGTCCACGGCCATGTGAGTGGGGGGCtactgggagcgctgggggaCGTGGGGCCGGCGGGACCCCCTCCCAGGCTTGGGGggcgaggtgggggggggggtcgacAGCGGTGACGCGGGGGTCCCCCGGCACTGACCCTGCCCCCTGTCCCCAGGGGCTTCTGTTTCTTCAACTCGGTGGCCATCTCGGCCAAACTGCTCCAGCAGAAGCTCAGCGTGGGCAGGATCCTCATCGTGGACTGGGTAACGtcccgccggggagggggatggggaccccccctGGGTGATGGGGGACCCCGTAggatggtggggggggggtgtcactgACACCGCTGGCACCCCGGCAGGACATCCACCATGGGAACGGGACCCAGCAAGCCTTCTACAGCGACCCCGACGTCCTCTACATCTCCCTCCACCGTTACGATGACGGCAACTTCTTCCCAGGCAGCGGGGCACCCGAGGAGGTACGGgatcatgggggggggggggggctgtgggatgggggggtgtCACCCTACGCGTCCCCTTTCCACCCTGGCTGCGGCAGTGGGGGTCACCCACGGCTGCACCCAGGTGGGCAGCGGGATGGGAGTGGGCTACAACATTAACATCGCCTGGACCGGCGGCGTCGACCCCCCCATCGGGGACGTGGAGTATCTCACCGCCTTCAGGTGGgtgtcctggggggggtggggggatgttCCTGGGCTCTTGGGGGGGATCCCCGCATCCCAAGAGGGTCCCTGTGCCCTTGGGGGCATCCCTGtgctcttggggggggggggtccctgcaccCTTGGGGGGGGATCCCTGTGCCCTTCAGGAGGGTTGTGGGGGGGGGATCCCCATGTCCTAGGGGGTCCCCGTGCCCTTGGGGATGTCCCCGTGCccttgggggggtccccatgcCCTTGGGGGGGATTCCTGTGCtcttggggggggtccctgcaccCTTGGGGGGATCCCTGTGCCCTTCAGGAGGGTTGTGGAGGGGCGATCCCCATGTCCTAGGGGGTCCCTGCACCCTTGGGGAGGTCCCTGTAtcttgggggggtccccatgcCCTTGGGGGGGATCCCTGTGCTCTTAGGGGGGGTCCCTGCACCCTTGGGGGGGATCCCTGTGCCCTTCAGGAGGGTTGTGGGGGGGGGATCCCCATGTCCTAGGGGGTCCCTGTGCccttggggggggtccccatgcCCTTGGGGGGGATCCCCgtgtcccggggggggggtcctcatgccctgccctgcccctctgccccccaggaCCGTGGTGATGCCCATCGCCAACGAGTTCTCGCCAGACGTGGTGCTGGTCTCGGCCGGCTTCGACGCCGTCGAGGGTCACCTCTCCCCGCTCGGCGGCTACTCCGTCACCGCCAAATGTGAGTGGGGTTcgggggtgtccccagggtggggaCCCTGGCCGAGCCGCTTgtcacccccccacacacactttgGTGTCCCCCAGGTTTTGGCCACTTAACGAAGCAGCTGATGATGCTGGCGGGGGGCCGGGTGGTGCTGGCGCTGGAGGGGGGGCACGACCTGACGGCCATCTGTGACGCCTCGGAGGCCTGCGTCTCCGCTCTGCTTGGCCTGGAGGTACGGGGGTCACCCGtggggacaccccccacccGTGGGGATCCCCCCTTGCCACCCCCCCGGGGTACGGGGTGTATTGAGGTGCACACCCTgtgccgtgcctcagtttcccccaggTGGATGAGAGGGGCTCCGGTCCCATCCCCGCTCTCGGCAGGGGGGCTTTGGGGTTGCTGGTGGCAGGTTTGGGGGTCTTGATGGTTTCCCCCTCGCTTCCCCCCTCCAGCTGGAGCCCCTGGATtcatccctcctgcagcagaagcCAAACGTGAACGCGGTGGCCACCCTGGAGAAGGTCATCGAGATCCAGAGTGAGAACCTGCGGCCGGGGTGGGGGCATAGACCCTatcggggtccccccgggggGTCCCCGCGGCTGTCCCTGCCACTGGGGGACACGGGAGGGGTGGCACAGAGGggtccccagggctgtcctCACCATTGGGGGACCCTAGCGGGTCTGTCCctgccatggggggggggggccctggggacTGTCCTTGCCTTGGGGGGACCTGGAGGGGTCTTCAGTGCTGTCACTGGcatcctgggggggggtccctggggctgtcCCTGCCTTGGGGGGGACCCAGAGGGGTCCCTAGGGCTGTCCCTGCCACTGTAGTCCCATGGGTCCCTCTGGGTTGTCCCTGCtgtgggggtcccaggggtcccTCTGGGTTGTCCCTGCTGTGGGGGTCCCGGGGGTTCCCTGGGTTGTCCCTGCTGTGGGGGTCCCGGGGGTTCCCTGGGTTGTCCCTGCTGTGGGGGGTCCCGGGAGGTCCCCAGGGCACTCTCAGCCGTGGGTGACACAGGGGGTCCCTTGGACTGTCCCTGCCACTGTAGTCCTGTGGGTCCCCAGGGGTTGTCCCTGCTGTGAGGGTCCGGGGGGTCCCCTGGGGCTGTCCCTGCCTTGGGGGGGACCCAGAGGGGTCCCTAGGGCTGTCCCTGCCACTGTAGTCCCATGGGTTCCTCTGGGTTGTCCCTGCtatgggggtcccaggggttcCCTGGGTTGTCCCTGCcgtgggggtccccagggctgtcccGTCCATGGGGGTCCCGGGAGGTCCCCAGGGCTGTCTCAGCCGTGGGTGACACAGGGGCTCCCTTGGACCGTCCCTGCCACTGTAGTCCCGTGGGTCCCCAggggctgtccctgctgtgggggtcccgggggtcccCCGGGGCTGTCCCTGCCCGAGCCggtgcccagccctgccggTGCCCGCAGGCAAGCACTGGGGCTCGGTGAAGCGCTTCGCGGCGACCGTGGGCTGCTCCTTGCTGGAGGCGCAGAAGGGGGAGGCGGAGGAGGCCGAAACGGTGACGGCCATGGCCCTGCTCTCGGTGGGCGCCGAGCAGGGGAACGCCGACCCCCAGCCCAGGTACGGCTCCCCGGGATGCTCCCGGCTGTGTACGCAGCCACGCGTgtccccggggtgggggggggggatgcctGTTGCCCTGGGGGTGTGCATGGAGCCACGCGTGTCCCAGAGGGGCTGCGTGTCCCCAGGGGCGTGCATGGAGCCACGCGTGTCCTTAAGGGGGGACATGTGTCCCTGGGGGTGTGCATGGAGCCACGCGTGTCCTTAAGGGGGGGGACATGTGTCCCTGGGGGTGTGCATGGAGCCACGCGTGTCCTTGGGGACACACACATGTCCCCGGCGGTGTGCATGGAGCCACATGTGTCCCTGGGGGGCTGCGTGTCCCCAGGGGTGTGCTTGGAGCCACGCGTGTCCCTGGGGGGGCTGCGTGTCCCCAGGGGTGTGCATGGAGCCACGCGTGTCCTTGGGGACACACACGTGTCCCCAGGGGTGTGCATGGAACCATGCATGTCCTTGGGGGGCTGCATGTCCCCAGGGGTGTGCATGGAGCCACGCGTGTCCTTAAGGGGGCACACGTGTCCCCGGGGGTGTGCATGGAGCCACACGTGTCCCTGGCGGTGTGCATGGAGCCACACGTGTCCCTGGGGGGGCTGCATGTCCCCAGGGGTGTGCATGGAGCCACATGTGTCCCTGGGGGGGCTGCATGTCCCCAGGGGTGTGCTTGGAGCCACGTGTGTCCTTAAGGGGGGACATGTGTCCCCAGGGGTGTGCTTGGAGCCACGCGTGTCCTTGGGGACACACACGTGTCCCCAGGGGTGTGCATGGAACCATGCATGTCCTTGGGGGGCTGCATGTCCCCAGGGGTGTGCATGGAGCCACGCGTGTC from Buteo buteo chromosome 9, bButBut1.hap1.1, whole genome shotgun sequence encodes the following:
- the HDAC5 gene encoding LOW QUALITY PROTEIN: histone deacetylase 5 (The sequence of the model RefSeq protein was modified relative to this genomic sequence to represent the inferred CDS: deleted 1 base in 1 codon) gives rise to the protein MDPQSDAEGGSGREPSLELLSCAQLHATHPTSGAEGPAEVRGAPEACGERRGPGLDAAARERQLQRELLALKQQQQLQKQLLFAEFQKQHEHLTRQHEVQLQKHLKQQQEALAARRQQELEQQRQRERQEALEQQQRLEQLHALRTKDKSRESAIASTEVKLKLQEFLLSKTKEPGTGPPNHSLPQHPKCWAHHTSLDQNSPPQTGSPGTPPSYKLPLLGTYDGRDDFPLRKTASEPNLKVRSRLKQKVAERRSSPLLRRKDGTVISTFKKRAIEITVSSVCSSAPGSGPSSPNSSHSAIAENGFTGSVPNIHAELLPQHRALTLDGASQLSLYTSPSLPNISLGLQATVTVTNSHLNASPKLSPQAEAERPAVAALRPGAALTGKFLSTSSIPGCLLGVALEGDPPAGPASLLQHVLLLEQARQQSTLIAVPLHGQSPLVTGERAGSVRTVSKLPRHRPLSRTQSSPLPQSPQALPHGSLPHGSLPHGSLPHGSLPHGSLPHGALQHHFLDKQQVQLGKLLPKAGELARQPPTHPEETEEELTEQQSPPPGDGATPGPPLTLVSPDAGDPPERLQDPEGCEEPGDSGDEVDVPDVTDLGVTYKQVFPEAPLQLYPAPPLGILALSHPALARTQSSPASAGVKPPAPDGPPKHLFTTGVVYDTFMLKHQCTCGNTNIHPEHAGRIQSIWSRLQETGLLGKCERIRGRKATLEEIQTVHSEHHTLLYGTSPLNRQKLDSKKLLAPISQKTYAVLPCGGIGVDSDTVWNEMHSSSAVRMAVGCLVELAFKVAAGEIKNGFAVIRPPGHHAEESTAMGFCFFNSVAISAKLLQQKLSVGRILIVDWDIHHGNGTQQAFYSDPDVLYISLHRYDDGNFFPGSGAPEEVGSGMGVGYNINIAWTGGVDPPIGDVEYLTAFRTVVMPIANEFSPDVVLVSAGFDAVEGHLSPLGGYSVTAKCFGHLTKQLMMLAGGRVVLALEGGHDLTAICDASEACVSALLGLELEPLDSSLLQQKPNVNAVATLEKVIEIQSKHWGSVKRFAATVGCSLLEAQKGEAEEAETVTAMALLSVGAEQGNADPQPRPAEEPMEAEPML